The Clostridia bacterium region ATAAAAATAGGTTTTTGCATTTTCTTCTACTACCACCGCATTTGTATATGCTGTAATTACGTCAGGACCTACCGCTATTGTCCCGTGGTTTGCCATTAAAACTGCATTGTCATTTTGTATATAAGTTGAAACTACATCTGCCAACTCTTTAGTGCCCATAGGTTTATAAGGAGCGCATTTTATTTTTTGTCCTACCAGTGCTGAAAATGCACATATAATTGCAGGCATGTCTCCTTTATCTGTGGAAGCCCATGCGGTAGCGAAGGATGAATGAGTGTGCACAATCCCACCTACGTCCGGCCTTTTTTT contains the following coding sequences:
- a CDS encoding class II aldolase/adducin family protein, which produces MFMEKQRKKIIQVALKFKSEKLAPLTFGNFSLKDKETECVAITPSNMEYSILQPQDIIIMNLDGKIIDGCRKPSIETPMHLAIYKKRPDVGGIVHTHSSFATAWASTDKGDMPAIICAFSALVGQKIKCAPYKPMGTKELADVVSTYIQNDNAVLMANHGTIAVGPDVITAYTNAVVVEENAKTYFYASQFGNISHIK